Proteins from one Sabethes cyaneus chromosome 2, idSabCyanKW18_F2, whole genome shotgun sequence genomic window:
- the LOC128738775 gene encoding PX domain-containing protein kinase-like protein produces MAIFERRLQQKVVLDDTEAIVCTIETAQNIDGHTEYVLRVQRGPYPENSWRILRRYNDFATLNKCLQISGIELPFPGKKFIGNMRPDFIAERLYALQEYLKQVLMNPILASSLPTKKFIDPDSYSTPFHDLALQYASMCLRAEGVYTLGQSLGPIGWRLRKHYFKVVHKPQGNKHSPGHSTTKHHLIKSSSQSHGKQHTTQVCVTTSTEKDYNNSRDGSGKEDLILSWTEFGPDRYIDEKEIHSVLKNLGGVQHPYIAPIEYITSNDNGALVIRKFHKQGSLKDVLCAVSPCNPFLSKYGSPKGRAPLPLKELAMYARQILEAIRFLHSKGMAYGHVHCGNVVIVDGVARLMDVENFIFGVPSFYRPFFVQHSKINTCEAIDVYGFGHLLYEMCMGYPLQDSYARQITDCPDSLRALLESVLSKDACKSAMPTLDQLAAHPFFSEYAASFNEQYAAAIGVQKPHLKFSSNAKEQLKIAVQKTENRVRDEQKSVKNQKRLVRVQEMMTSEEEKKKIKHKAKQEQRQAKLRAQNSLQLNNGPPQTVTISASSGSAGAVMVKSDSANSITSPQDVGLMSPPPTHAAATDSGSGSVSSPLPPPPPSAPPLAPPSSLALFDQQPGSSASEGRRLHKSISGDDEYGTTTNRSALLESICNFNKNGLKKININEK; encoded by the exons ATGGCTATATTTGAAAGACGATTGCAGCAAAAGGTCGTCTTAGATGATACGGAAGCGATTGTATGCACTATTGAGACAGCTCAAAATATTGACGGACATACG GAATATGTACTAAGAGTGCAGCGTGGCCCATATCCCGAAAACAGCTGGCGCATTTTGAGACGTTACAATGATTTCGCTACTCTCAATAAATGCTTACAGATTTCGGGAATTGAGCTGCCGTTTCCCGGGAAAAAGTTTATTG GTAACATGCGCCCTGATTTCATAGCTGAACGATTGTATGCACTGCAAGAATATTTAAAACAAGTACTCATGAATCCCATTTTGGCTTCATCGTTGCCAACCAAAAAGTTTATTGACCCTGACAGTTACTCAACACCGTTTCACG ATCTAGCCCTCCAATATGCGTCCATGTGTTTACGGGCCGAAGGCGTGTATACGCTGGGTCAGTCTCTCGGGCCAATTGGTTGGCGTTTGCGGAAACACTACTTCAAAGTAGTTCATAAACCGCAAGGAAACAAACACTCGCCGGGTCATTCCACCACCAAACATCACTTGATCAAGTCAAGTTCACAATCGCACGGTAAACAGCATACTACGCAGGTTTGTGTGACTACCTCTACCGAGAAGGATTACAACAATTCTCGAGATGGCAGTGGCAAAGAGGATTTGATTCTTAGCTGGACCGAGTTCGGACCGGATAGGTACATTGATGAGAAGGAAATTCACAGTGTGCTGAAGAATCTAGGGGGCGTGCAGCATCCTTACATTGCTCCGATCGAATATATTACCTCGAATGATAACGGAGCATTGGTAATCCGGAAGTTTCACAAGCAAGGCAGTTTAAAGGATGTTCTGTGTgcagtttctccatgtaatCCGTTTCTTTCCAAGTATGGCAGTCCTAAGGGACGAGCTCCGTTACCATTAAAGGAATTAGCGATGTACGCACGGCAAATTCTGGAAGCCATTCGCTTTCTCCACTCCAAAGGCATGGCATACGGCCATGTGCACTGCGGTAATGTCGTAATCGTGGATGGAGTGGCTCGCTTGATGGATGTTGAGAATTTTATTTTCGGTGTACCTTCGTTCTATAGGCCATTTTTTGTTCagcatagcaaaataaatacttGCGAGGCGATTGACGTATACGGCTTTGGTCATCTGTTGTACGAAATGTGCATGGGCTACCCGTTGCAGGATTCCTATGCCAGACAAATAACGGATTGTCCGGATAGTTTGA GAGCACTTTTAGAATCAGTTCTATCGAAAGATGCTTGCAAATCGGCGATGCCAACCTTAGATCAGCTGGCGGCTCATCCATTTTTCAGTGAGTACGCTGCGTCTTTCAACGAACAGTATGCAGCGGCCATCGGTGTTCAGAAACCCCATTTAAAGTTTTCATCCAATGCCAAAGAACAGTTGAAGATAGCTGTACAGAAGACTGAGAATCGTGTCCGAGACGAGCAGAAGTCGGTGAAAAATCAGAAACGTCTAGTCAGGGTGCAAGAGATGATGACTTCCGAAGaggagaaaaagaaaattaaacacAAAGCG AAACAAGAACAGCGGCAAGCTAAATTGCGAGCCCAAAATTCACTACAGTTAAATAATGGTCCTCCACAAACGGTCACGATTAGCGCCAGCTCCGGATCAGCCGGTGCAGTTATGGTCAAGTCGGATAGTGCAAATAGTATTACCTCACCGCAGGATGTAGGCTTGATGTCGCCTCCTCCTACACACGCAGCAGCAACGGACAGTGGCAGCGGCAGTGTTTCGTCCCCACTGCCACCACCGCCTCCGTCCGCTCCACCGTTAGCTCCACCGTCGAGTTTAGCTCTATTTGATCAGCAACCTGGTTCCTCTGCTAGTGAAGGTAGGCGACTACACAAGTCAATTTCCGGTGACGACGAGTACGGCACCACCACCAATCGCAGCGCTCTGCTGGAATCGATTTGCAATTTCAACAAGAACGGTCTAAAGAAAATCAACATCAATGAGAAGTGA
- the LOC128733586 gene encoding chitooligosaccharidolytic beta-N-acetylglucosaminidase: MRCLAVVVLFTCLVALKEAFAQQEESAPVWGYRCVDSRCEKVALDANDTAREKAVSLSVCRLYCNEVFGTLWPRPTGEYRRGNNLIHINVYDIQWQWAKAYEALSRNWDSSIERFRGQLMRMVQSGHTLKNGGKRVIVKVAVGADSLVLNYETDESYKLSISAADSGDVAVQIDAANYFGARHGLETLAQLIVFDDIRDELQIVADVEIKDSPAYTHRGVALDTSRNYVDVASIKRTIDTLAMVKMNVFHWHVTDSQSFPLVINSQPILHKYGAYSRKEIYTAEDVADIVQYALVRGIRVIPELDAPAHVGEGWEKTNLTSCFNYQPWVKYCVEPPCGQLDPTKDQVYDVLEDIYREMNAMFSRSDLFHMGGDEVSIGCWNTSVEIQQWMQAKGWGLNEADFLKLWNYFQTNALERLDKSLGDNRPIVMWTSRLTEEPYVDQYLDKNRYIIQIWTTGNDPKLAKLLEKGYRVIISNYDALYLDCGFAGWVQDGNNWCSPYIGWQKVYNNDLKTMGGAYASQVLGAEGALWTEQADQLTLDARLWPRLSALAERLWTDPRGGWHLADSRMLVHRERLVANGIAAESLQPKWCLQNEGNCPIDQGRL, translated from the exons ATGAGGTGTCTCGCCGTAGTTGTTCTgtttacatgtctagtggcacTCAAAGAAGCATTTGCACAACAGGAAGAAAG CGCACCAGTCTGGGGTTATCGTTGCGTGGATAGTCGCTGTGAGAAGGTAGCCCTGGATGCAAACGATACTGCCCGTGAGAAAGCGGTAAGCTTGTCGGTTTGTCGTCTCTATTGCAATGAAGTATTCGGTACACTGTGGCCGCGCCCAACCGGTGAATATCGACGGGGAAACAACCTGATCCATATCAACGTCTATGATATCCAGTGGCAATGGGCTAAAGCATACGAAGCACTGAGTCGCAATTGGGACTCCAGTATTGAAAGATTTAGAGGGCAGTTAATGAGAATGGTCCAATCTGGACATACTCTGAAGAACGGTGGAAAGCGTGTGATTGTTAAAGTTGCCGTCGGGGCAGATTCGTTGGTCTTGAACTATGAAACTGACGAAAGCTACAAGTTATCGATTAGTGCAGCGGATTCCGGTGACGTGGCGGTGCAAATCGATGCTGCCAATTATTTTGGAGCGAGACATGGATTGGAAACGTTAGCGCAATTAATTGTATTTGATGATATTCGGGATGAGCTTCAGATAGTGGCTGATGTGGAAATTAAGGATTCCCCTGCTTATACGCATCGTGGTGTTGCTTTAGATACGTCTAGGAATTATGTCGATGTAGCCTCGATCAAGCGAACTATTGATACTTTAGCAATGGTCAAAATGAATGTCTTTCATTGGCATGTAACGGACTCGCAAAGCTTCCCGTTGGTGATTAATTCTCAACCGATTCTCCATAAATATGGCGCTTACTCGCGTAAGGAAATTTACACTGCTGAAGATGTTGCAGATATCGTGCAGTATGCTTTAGTACGTGGCATACGAGTCATTCCAGAACTGGATGCCCCTGCTCACGTTGGCGAGGGCTGGGAGAAAACTAATCTGACCAGCTGTTTTAACTATCAACCATGGGTTAAATATTGTGTAGAACCACCGTGCGGACAGCTAGATCCTACGAAAGATCAGGTATACGATGTGTTAGAGGACATCTATCGAGAAATGAATGCCATGTTCAGCCGTTCTGATCTGTTTCATATGGGTGGTGATGAAGTTTCGATTGGTTGTTGGAACACAAGTGTCGAAATTCAACAGTGGATGCAAGCCAAAGGTTGGGGACTAAATGAAGCGGACTTTCTTAAACTGTGGAATTATTTCCAGACTAATGCACTCGAACGGTTAGATAAATCTTTGGGAGATAATCGCCCAATAGTGATGTGGACCAGCCGTCTAACTGAAGAGCCATACGTTGATCAGTATTTGGACAAAAATAGGTACATTATTCAAATTTGGACTACGGGCAACGATCCCAAGTTGGCAAAACTTTTGGAGAAAGGCTATCGAGTGATCATTTCCAATTATGATGCTCTCTATCTGGATTGTGGATTTGCTGGCTGGGTTCAAGATGGTAACAATTGGTGTTCGCCTTATATTGGTTGGCAAAAGGTTTATAACAACGATTTGAAGACAATGGGTGGTGCATACGCCTCACAAGTACTGGGTGCTGAAGGTGCCCTATGGACCGAGCAAGCCGATCAGCTAACATTGGATGCTCGTTTATGGCCTCGATTGAGCGCATTGGCTGAAAGACTTTGGACAGATCCACGCGGCGGCTGGCACCTCGCTGATTCACGTATGCTAGTTCACCGCGAGCGGCTGGTGGCAAATGGAATCGCCGCCGAAAGCTTGCAGCCAAAATGGTGTCTGCAAAATGAAGGCAACTGTCCAATAGATCAGGGTAGGTTGTAG
- the LOC128737267 gene encoding nucleoporin seh1, producing MFENQSIHTEHKDVIHDVAYDYYGQRMATCSSDQFVKVWDQNENGVWSVTSSWKAHSGSVWRLSWAHPEFGQVLATCSFDRTVSVWEETVGEKTSPAMSPVKRWVRRTNLVDSRTSVTDVKFAPKSQGLVLATSSADGIIRIYEAPDIMNLSQWTLSHEIAVKIPLSCLSWNQSMFRLHAPMIAAGSDDSSQSSGGKVFIFEYSENSRRWTKTETINSITDSVHDIAFAPNVGRSYHILAVASKDVQIFNLKPILEPTSNTRLDVQPVAQFGDHYCTVWRVTWNITGTMLASTGDDGCVRMWKMNYLKNWRCAAVLKAENTQSVQENSAPPSVNLSSIVNATAKYYKRGTISHPSQVPRH from the exons atgtTTGAAAATCAATCTATTCACACGGAGCACAAAGATGTAATACACGATGTAGCGTATGATTATTACGGGCAGCGGATGGCAACCTGCTCAAGTGATCAGTTTGTAAAG GTTTGGGATCAGAACGAGAACGGCGTCTGGAGTGTGACGTCCAGCTGGAAAGCACATTCCGGTTCGGTGTGGCGCCTCTCTTGGGCACATCCAGAGTTCGGACAAGTTCTTGCAACCTGTTCCTTCGACAGAACTGTATCCGTGTGGGAAGAAACAGTCGGTGAAAAAACTTCTCCCGCCATGTCGCCCGTTAAACGTTGGGTACGGCGTACGAACCTAGTCGACTCTAGAACCAGCGTAACAGATGTTAAGTTCGCTCCGAAATCACAAGGCCTAGTCTTAGCTACCTCATCCGCCGACGGTATAATTCGCATTTATGAAGCACCGGACATAATGAATCTATCTCAGTGGACTCTGTCACATGAAATAGCGGTTAAAATACCATTGAGCTGTTTGTCCTGGAATCAATCAATGTTTAGGCTGCATGCGCCAATGATTGCGGCCGGCAGCGACGATTCCTCGCAAAGCTCTGGCGGAAAGGTGTTTATTTTTGAATACAGTGAAAATTCTCGCCGTTGGACTAAGACTGAAACAATCAATTCAATTACGGATTCAGTCCACGACATCGCTTTTGCCCCGAATGTAGGAAGAAGTTATCACATCCTGGCTGTTGCTAGCAAGGATGTTCAAATCTTCAACCTAAAGCCAATTTT AGAACCTACATCGAACACACGCCTAGATGTTCAACCGGTGGCACAATTTGGCGACCATTACTGTACCGTCTGGCGTGTAACGTGGAACATCACTGGAACCATGCTGGCATCAACCGGAGATGATGGCTGCGTTCGTATGTGGAAAA TGAACTACCTAAAAAACTGGCGTTGTGCAGCAGTGCTTAAGGCGGAAAATACACAATCGGTACAAGAAAACTCTGCACCCCCTTCAGTAAACTTATCAAGCATAGTAAATGCCACTGCGAAATACTACAAGCGTGGCACAATCAGTCATCCCAGTCAAGTACCGCGACATTAG
- the LOC128737777 gene encoding retinaldehyde-binding protein 1-like yields the protein MDSNTKSYSFTLSDEYRELARKELREDDEIRKQTLIQMREWIEKNPYIKKCRTDNTFLLKFLRARKFSVPQATEALERYLVARQKFPEWFRKLDPLEPTMNDIIKDGPLVVLGRDQHGRTAILIRYSRFNVDQVTPQSLCRYVLMMMEVLSEQEEFQIAGTRLWEDHSDMTMKFVGMFSLTELSSILQVLMKSMPVRIRQINWINLPKFAATVANFARAFVSGKLSERILVHATVHESKQDLQESLWPQEYGGMVDVKLHNREMMALLEQKREFLLSLDEMEIDADHYMNLWNKNELNSTEEIDSGVIGSFRKLNVD from the exons ATGGATTCAAACACCAAATCCTATAGCTTTACGCTTTCTGACGAGTACCGCGAGCTGGCTCGTAAGGAACTACGCGAAGACGATGAAATCCGAAAGCAAACCCTTATACAAATGCGTGAATGGATAGAGAAGAATCCGTACATCAAAAAGTGTCGCACCGACAACacatttttactcaaatttttgcGGGCTAGAAAGTTTTCCGTTCCACAAGCAACGGAGGCGCTTGAGCGATACTTGGTTGCGAGGCAGAAATTTCCGGAATGGTTTCGTAAATTAGACCCATTGGAACCGACAATGAATGACATCATAAAAGATGGACCATTAGTGGTCCTTGGGCGCGATCAACACGGCAGAACGGCCATCCTAATTCGTTACAGTCGATTTAACGTGGACCAAGTGACCCCGCAATCCTTATGCCGATATGTGTTGATGATGATGGAAGTCCTATCGGAGCAGGAAGAATTTCAGATCGCTGGAACTCGCCTGTGGGAGGATCACAGTGATATGACGATGAAGTTCGTAGGAATGTTCAGTTTAACGGAGCTCAGTTCGATATTGCAGGTCCTGATGAAATCGATGCCGGTTCGCATTCGACAAATCAACTGGATCAACCTGCCGAAGTTTGCCGCTACGGTGGCTAATTTCGCCCGGGCCTTCGTGAGCGGTAAATTGAGCGAGCGAATTCTT gTTCACGCTACGGTACATGAGTCTAAGCAAGACCTACAAGAATCACTGTGGCCACAAGAGTATGGTGGAATGGTTGACGTCAAACTGCATAATCGTGAAATGATGGCACTGCTAGAACAGAAACGAGAGTTTTTGCTGTCATTGGATGAAATGGAAATCGACGCCGATCACTATATGAATTTATGGAATAAAAACGAATTGAATTCTACGGAAGAAATTGACAGTGGCGTGATCGGTAGCTTTCGCAAGCTAAATGTTGATTAG